The Methanobacterium bryantii DNA segment TCACCTACTCCTGAAGATATGGAAGAAGGGGTGGAAATTGTATCAGGATTACCTGAAGAAGAACTTTTAGTACTGGAAGAAATTCAGTTTGAAGTACCTGAAAATGATATTCCCGGCTTTCCAAAACACATAGCGACATGTGAAATTTGCAACGAACATGTGATGGATGGTAAAGAGCTTTTACTGGGCGGTAAAATCATTTGCAGGTCGTGTGCATGTAAAGAAAATTTGTTGAAAGAATTATTTGAATTGTAGCCTGAACTACAGTTTTAATTTTAAAAGGAGCAAAATTAAATGGATAAAAAAAATCACTGCAGTTGTAGCTACTGTCACTGCACACATGATATAAACTGTACCTGTGAATGCTGCACTGCACCAAAACCACACAAAAATCATTTAAGAGAAAATAAAAAACAGCGCGACCCGCAAGATGGGATCATTTAAACTAAAAAAATGTGAAAATCAATTAGAAATTCACTTATAACATATAACTTTCAGGAGGAGATACTGATTAAACTGGAAGATATTGACTGGAACCAGATGTGGAAAGAAATACAGAAGCATGAAACCAACCATTCCCCAAATGAAGGCGTAATAGAAGCCCGATGGAACAGAACAGCTGCACAGTTTAAACGATGGATGGAAGTAGATGACTACCCCCTGAAACTGATGCAGCGAGTGAAATTAAAGCCAGAATGGTCCCTGCTTGATATCGGCTGCGGCGCAGGTGCAGTGTCAATACCCGCAGCAAAAAAAGCCGCCAGGGTTACTGCACTAGATATTTCAGGTGAAATGCTAAAAATATTAAGGGAAGATGCTCAAAAAGAACACATCTCCAATATAACATACATGCACCGCTCATGGACCGATATCGTGGTGGGAGATGATATTGAACCCCATGATGTCGTGGTCGCATCCCGATCCGTAGGGAGGGAGCCGGATATTCAAAGCGCCATTGAGAAGATTGACAGCGCAGCATCCAGATATGTGTATATCACTGTCTGGGGCGGTGGGGAACATAGTCACTGTAAAGGAGTCCCTGCAGTTCTCGGCAGACCATACAGGAACACTCCAGACCATGTATACTTCTACAATATTTTGCAACAGATGGGCATACGTGCCAACGTCGAACACTTGGAGTGCCACAGCCGCCTGATCTACAGCGATCTCGATGAGGCCATGGAAAGCTGCAGAATTAGCCTTGGCCCTTTAAGTGAAAAAGAAGAAAAAAAAGCAAGGGCTTATCTAGACAAAACATTGATAAGGCTTGAAAATGGGATGCTTGAAGTGCCAGACAGCAACCCGGTGTGGTCGCTGATGTGGTGGAAAAAATAGATTAAAAAAAACATAATAACTAAAAAACAATATGATAACCGGAGGCGTTATTTTTGAAAATAAGATGTGATTTCGTAACAAACAGCAGTTCAACAAGCTTTATTTTAACTGCAAAAGAAGACATCATAGATGCCAACTTAAACCACTTTAAAAAAACAGACAAAATTGGACTTGTACAGCTACTGACATTCGTAAAGGATGAACTGAAAAAAACAGGCCATACAACAAGAATAAACGATGAAGAATACTACTTCACCGTGAAAAAATTCAACATTGGAAAATCTGTCTTTTTAGATGACAGTATAAATCCTGATGAAATCTCAAGAACCGATTTCAGCAAGCTTTCCAATGAAGAACTATGGGATATTATAAACTGGATAGTTGTCAAAGGTCAAAGCCAGGACCTCTACGGTGTTGGGGCTACCCAGACAACCGATCCAAAATGCGACTGCGAAGAGGATGCGAGAGATCTTTAGATGATAAGGAAACACTTTGAAGGATATAACTTCGTTGGAATTCCTGAAACTGGAATTACCTTCAGGTGGGGTGCAGACTTTTCTGAAGACCCTCAAATGGCACCCTGGCCAGAACTTGCGGACATATCAATATCCAACTACTGTACAAACAGATGCAGTTACTGTTACAGGAAAAGCAGTGAAGAAGGCAAGTTCATGTCCCTTGAAGATTACTGCTTTGCCCTTCAGGAGCTTAAAAGCGAAAAATACGGCAGTATCTTTCAAGTTGCACTTGGTGGTGGAGAACCCCTCCTCCATCCAGATTTTACAGAAATAATCAGGATAACAAGGGAAAAATTTGGAATAATACCAAATTACACCACAAGCGGCAAGTTTTTCAATCCAGAAAACATGGAAGCCACCAGGAATTACTGCGGGGCAGTGGCCATATCATGGGACCCCTACAGGGACCTGACCACTGAAGAGCTTTCAGAAATTGGGTCTTGCTTAAAAGATAACGGCATCCTTGCAAATATCCACTATGTGATCTCAGAGACCACCATAAATGACGCCGTGGACCTTTTAAATGGGAAATACGATGAATACATCAAAGATTTCAATTCAGTCATATTCCTAACCTACAAACCCACTGGACGGGCTGAAAACGACGGGAACATAAAATCTGCAGGCCCACTAAAATCGTTCCTCGATCTTGTAGATAATCCAGTTACCGGTGTGAAAATAGGTTTTGATGCCTGTTTTGTTCCAGTCCTGATGAAAGCCACCGGCGTAAATGTTGACCTGATAGACAGCTGCGAGTGCGGGTTCTTTTCGGTTTATATTGATGAAAACCTTGATGTGACTCCTTGTTCCTTCTGCAACGACAGCAGCTACCACTACAATTTGAAACAGTTCGGTTTTGAAGAGATATGGGAAAGTAAGTTTTCAGATTACAGGGATTACATAGATAGCAGCTGCAAATCCAGCTGTGATGAATGCGAAAAAGCTTCGGGGTGCAGGGGAAAGTGTCCCTTCTTTGATGACCTCTTTTTATGTGGTCTAATTGATTAAATAAACACTTTTATATTTTTCATAATAACCCTTGTTTTTCAAGACAAACCTCATTTTAATTTACAATATTTTATTTTTAACTTTTTAAACAGTTTAAATAGTTTCCAATGTACATAACTAATAAAACAGACCATGATTTGCAGAATAATTTAAGTTTTTTACTCTATTTTATTGTTATATCCCCAAATAACGTTTCTATAGTAAATACACCACATAAAGCTACATGAAGTAATACTATTATCATTACTAAACCTAAATAATTAATAATAATTTAGTTAACGATTTTTATTAATAACTGCATATAAAATCCCTGCCGATTTAGTAATACTCACCTTTAGAAAAGTATTTATGTTAAAATTACTTTATTTCGCTTATCTTAAGTTTAATTTGTATAGTATTACTCAGATCATGTTCCAGGTTATAAAAGTATGAGCACGGCCATATTGATAACTTTTAAAATATTTTTTGAGGAAATATTTTGCAAATAACTTAGGTTAATTGTAAGGAGGCGTTAAAAATTAAAAAAAATAAATTATATTTAAGTATAGGCGCGGTAATTGCGATTTTAGTGATATTTGCAGCTGCCATGTCGTTCAGCTCAACTTCTCGGGCTGCAGACGAATTAGTTGTTGCAGGGGCTTTTGGCCATAGTGGAGAGCCAGAGGGTGGTTTTGACCCAATTAACGGATGGGCAACCACAACAGAACCACTTATCCAGAGTACACTCTTTAAAAGAGATAACACCTCCCTGGTCAACGATTTAGCCACAAACTATTCTGTTAGCAGTGACGGGCTGACATGGACAGTTAAAATAAGAAATGATGTTAAATTCACCGATGGAGTTCCCTTAACAGCGAAAGATGTTGCATTTACATTTAATAAGGCAGCTGACAGCACCGGCGGAATGGATTTATCCATGTTAAATAATGCTACTGCTTTAGATAATACTACAGTCCAGTTTAAATTAAACGACCCTCAATCAACGTTTATTTATAAACTTATGGGATTAGGTATCGTTCCAGAACATGCATATAATAACGAAACCTACGGCTCGCAGCCTATAGGGTCCGGCCCATACAAATTTGTACAGTGGGACAAAGGACAGCAGGTGATACTTGAAAGGAACGATGAATACTATGGTAAAAAACCCTACTTCAAAAAAATAACCATTCTGTTTATGAAATCAGACGCTGCTTTTGCTGCAGCTAAGGCAGGACAGGTAGATATAGCCGAAATTCCAGATTCATACGCAAACCAAACAGTGAATGGTATGAAGAGCATATCCCTTGATTCCATCGACGCTCGAGGAATCAGTTTCCCAATGCTGACAGATACAGGGAAAAAAACTGATGATAATTATACAATTGGAAACAATGTGACATCCGATGCTGCAATCAGAAATGCATTGAACATTGGAATTGACAGGCAGGCCCTAATCAACGGGGCACTAAACGGACAGGGATCTGAAGAATTCACCGGCGTAGACAGGTTACCCTTTGGAAATAAAGCAGCTGTTTTTAAAGACGGGAATACAACTGGAGCCCGTGAAATTCTAGCTGAGGGAGGCTGGAAAGATACTGATAACGACGGCATAGTGGAAAAAAATAAAATAAAAGCAGAATTTACCCTTCTATACCCATCTAACGATCAAACAAGACAGGCACTGGCTGTTTCAGTAGCTGAACAGGCCCAAAAACTTGGTATAAAAATAAATATTGAAGGTAAAAGCTGGGACGAAATTGACACACTTGCCTACTCAACCCCAGTACTCTGGGGTTACGGATCCATAGACCCAACTGATGTGTACTTAAGGTACTACAGTGTCCGTTCAGGAAGCGGAGAAAACAGCAAATACAACAATGTAATATTCTACAACAATTCTGAGGTAGATAAAAATTTAAGAAAAGCTATGACAACTTTTAACAACAACAGCAATAACTACTGGAAAGCTGCTGCATGGGATGGGACAACAGGATACTCTGAAAAAGGAAACGCCACATGGTTGTGGATGGCTACCCTCAAATATGTCTACATCATGAAAGATGATTTAGATATAGGGACTCCAGGACTCCAGCCCCACGGTTCAGATATCTTCAACAACATATACGACTGGAAACGTACTGAAAATCAAACCAGTTAAGTTTGAATACTGGAGATATCAAATTCTTCAGTATTTACTTATTTTTTTAAATAAAGAGATATTAATTATCTATTTATTATAAAAATTGTGAATTAATCTTTATTTTTAAATTTAATCTCCCATAAATTAAGAAATGATATTATAGACTTACTATAGTTATACATATCAATTTTCACATAAAAATTAATTTTTAGAGCTTTTTTTGTGAAAATATAGTACAAAAATTTGATTTTAGTATTACAATCCATCCTAATAAATTTAATTTAGTAATAAAGCATTACAAAATAGATTTAAGTAATACGAGCTTTTAAATATCTCTTAAATTAGTAATACTAACATATAGAAAAGTATTTATAGTAAATTTATTTTATTTAGCTTATATTAAGTTAGATTTGAATAGTATTACATGAATAACGTTTTTTACCAAGAAAGTATTATTAAAATGGCATTAGGATTCATAAAAATAGTTTTGTGGTAAATACCATTCAAAAACTTAATTTTATCTTAAAAACGGATTAGGAGGCATCTAAATTAAGAAAAATCAACAATATTTAGTTATAGGTGCGGTTGTTGCAGTTCTAGTGATTTCTGCAGCTGCACTGACACTCGGTTCAACTCCCAGAGATGCAGATGAGCTCATAGTTGCTGCAGCAGGGACATATGCAGAACCAGAAGAAGGGTTTGATCCCCTCCACGGATGGGGGTGCGGCCATATGGACTATGAGCCATTGATACAAAGTACACTCTTCAAATCAGCTGATAACGGCAGCATAATAAATGACCTTGCCACAAATTACTCAGTCAGCTCTGACGGGTTGACATGGACTGTGAATATAAGAAATGATGTTAAATTTACAGATGGAGTACCCTTAACAGCGAAAGATGTTGCATTTACATATAACACAGCAGTTGGAAGTAATTCAGAGTTAGACATGTCCAATCTTGAAAATGCAACGGCAGTAAACAACACAACAGTTAAATTTAAGCTAAAAGAGCCGCAGTCCAGCTTTATATGGAGACTTAGATACGTTGGAATTGTACCTGAACATGCATACCAAAAAGAAACCTACGGCCAGCAGCCTATAGGATCTGGACCTTATAAACTGGTGCAGTGGAATAAAGGACAGCAGGCAATACTGGAATTAAATGAAAATTACTATGGAAAAAAACCGTACTTCAAGAAAATAACTCTACTGTTTTTAGATAAAGATGCTTCATTTGCAGCTGCTAAATCAGGCAAGGTAGATGTAGCCGGACTCGAGAACAGCTATGCAAATCAAAGTATAGATGGATACAATTTAGTTGCTCTCCCATCATCAAGTGCAAACGGGGTCTCATTCCCTATGCAGTATGACACAGGTAAAAAAAGTCTAAGTGGAGAACCAGTAGGCAACAATGTAACCGCAGATATAGCGATCAGAAAAGCCCTGAATGTAGGTATCAACAGAACTGCCCTTGTTGAAGGTGTACTGTATGGAAAAGGAGATGTTGAGTACACGGGAGTAGATCAGCGCAGCTTTGGAAACCCTAAAGCAAAAGTCAATGACTCAAACATAGAAGGGGCCAAAAAAATGCTTGAAAATGCAGGATGGAAAGACAGCGACGGCGATGGAATCCGTGAAAAAAATGGTACCAAAGCAGAATTTAAGTTATACTACAATTCAGAAGACCAGACAAGACAGGCCCTCTCTATGGCCATCAGCGAACAGGCTAAACAGATGGGGATAAAGATAGACCTTATAGGTGCAAACTGGGATGAAATTTACGCTAAACAATACAGTTCAGCCGTTTTATACCAGTACAGCAGTGCAGATACATTCAGCCTGTATATGCAGTACCACAGCAAAGAAGCAGATTCTGGATACAACAACCCAGGTCTTTACAACAGTTCTGTTGTAGACGGCTATTTAGAAAAAGCCCTCAGATCTACAGATCAGTCCCAGGCCACAGAATACTGGAAATTAGCTGCATATGATGGAAAAACAGGTTACGGACCTGCAGGAGATGCAACATGGCTGTGGTTAACAACTAAGGACTACCTGTACATGGTAAATAAAACCATCGACATAGGAACACCTCAAAATAACACTGGAAAAGACATTCTAGGGAATATCTACGAATGGAAACGCATAAATGAAAATAAAACCAGTTAAACAACCCCAATTACATCTAAATTTTAAAAAAAAATGAACATCAAATAAAAATTCTGATGTTTATCCTTATTTAAGTTAACTTACAGGCGGAGGGTAACTAAATTGAAATATGAAAAATTATGGAGTTTTTCTGGAAATGGAAAATTATGGGCCTTTGCAGGGAAAAAGACCCTGAAATTAATAAGCCTTTTAATTGCAGTTTGTCTTGTTAGCTTCTGGCTTGTTGAACAATCTCCTATAGATCCCGTAAGGGCATACATTGGAGAAATGTCAATAACTCCAGAGCATAAAGCTCAGCTTGAAGAATACTGGGGAGTTAACATGCCCCCGCAGGAAAAATTCTTAAACTGGGCAGGGAACATAGCCCAAGGAGACTTTGGAACTTCACTGATTTACAGAATTCCAGTTACGAGTGTGATTGGTGAAAAATTCACTGCATCGCTGATCCTCATGATGACTTCCTGGTTAATTTCAGGAATTTTAGGTTTTATACTTGGAATAATTGCAGGAATGAAAAGGGGAACCTGGATAGACAAAATAATAAAAACTTACTGTTACATGCTTGCCGCCACGCCAACGTTCTGGCTGGCACTGGTCCTGCTGATGGTATTTTCAGTGTATTTAGGATGGTTCCCCATAGGCCTAAGCGTCCCCATAGGTGTCATCTCAGGCAATGTGACATTTTTAGACTGGCTACACCATTTAATCCTTCCTGCACTAACTTTAAGTTTAATTGGAGTTGCTCAAATTGCAATGTTTACACGGGAAAAGCTAACAGAAGTCTTATCGAGCGACTACGTGTTATTTGCAAAAGCAAGGGGTGAAAAAGGATTAAATCTAGTACTTCGACATGGAATTAGAAATGTAGCGCTTCCA contains these protein-coding regions:
- a CDS encoding class I SAM-dependent methyltransferase; this encodes MEVDDYPLKLMQRVKLKPEWSLLDIGCGAGAVSIPAAKKAARVTALDISGEMLKILREDAQKEHISNITYMHRSWTDIVVGDDIEPHDVVVASRSVGREPDIQSAIEKIDSAASRYVYITVWGGGEHSHCKGVPAVLGRPYRNTPDHVYFYNILQQMGIRANVEHLECHSRLIYSDLDEAMESCRISLGPLSEKEEKKARAYLDKTLIRLENGMLEVPDSNPVWSLMWWKK
- a CDS encoding radical SAM protein, coding for MIRKHFEGYNFVGIPETGITFRWGADFSEDPQMAPWPELADISISNYCTNRCSYCYRKSSEEGKFMSLEDYCFALQELKSEKYGSIFQVALGGGEPLLHPDFTEIIRITREKFGIIPNYTTSGKFFNPENMEATRNYCGAVAISWDPYRDLTTEELSEIGSCLKDNGILANIHYVISETTINDAVDLLNGKYDEYIKDFNSVIFLTYKPTGRAENDGNIKSAGPLKSFLDLVDNPVTGVKIGFDACFVPVLMKATGVNVDLIDSCECGFFSVYIDENLDVTPCSFCNDSSYHYNLKQFGFEEIWESKFSDYRDYIDSSCKSSCDECEKASGCRGKCPFFDDLFLCGLID
- a CDS encoding ABC transporter substrate-binding protein, translated to MIFAAAMSFSSTSRAADELVVAGAFGHSGEPEGGFDPINGWATTTEPLIQSTLFKRDNTSLVNDLATNYSVSSDGLTWTVKIRNDVKFTDGVPLTAKDVAFTFNKAADSTGGMDLSMLNNATALDNTTVQFKLNDPQSTFIYKLMGLGIVPEHAYNNETYGSQPIGSGPYKFVQWDKGQQVILERNDEYYGKKPYFKKITILFMKSDAAFAAAKAGQVDIAEIPDSYANQTVNGMKSISLDSIDARGISFPMLTDTGKKTDDNYTIGNNVTSDAAIRNALNIGIDRQALINGALNGQGSEEFTGVDRLPFGNKAAVFKDGNTTGAREILAEGGWKDTDNDGIVEKNKIKAEFTLLYPSNDQTRQALAVSVAEQAQKLGIKINIEGKSWDEIDTLAYSTPVLWGYGSIDPTDVYLRYYSVRSGSGENSKYNNVIFYNNSEVDKNLRKAMTTFNNNSNNYWKAAAWDGTTGYSEKGNATWLWMATLKYVYIMKDDLDIGTPGLQPHGSDIFNNIYDWKRTENQTS
- a CDS encoding ABC transporter substrate-binding protein, which codes for MISAAALTLGSTPRDADELIVAAAGTYAEPEEGFDPLHGWGCGHMDYEPLIQSTLFKSADNGSIINDLATNYSVSSDGLTWTVNIRNDVKFTDGVPLTAKDVAFTYNTAVGSNSELDMSNLENATAVNNTTVKFKLKEPQSSFIWRLRYVGIVPEHAYQKETYGQQPIGSGPYKLVQWNKGQQAILELNENYYGKKPYFKKITLLFLDKDASFAAAKSGKVDVAGLENSYANQSIDGYNLVALPSSSANGVSFPMQYDTGKKSLSGEPVGNNVTADIAIRKALNVGINRTALVEGVLYGKGDVEYTGVDQRSFGNPKAKVNDSNIEGAKKMLENAGWKDSDGDGIREKNGTKAEFKLYYNSEDQTRQALSMAISEQAKQMGIKIDLIGANWDEIYAKQYSSAVLYQYSSADTFSLYMQYHSKEADSGYNNPGLYNSSVVDGYLEKALRSTDQSQATEYWKLAAYDGKTGYGPAGDATWLWLTTKDYLYMVNKTIDIGTPQNNTGKDILGNIYEWKRINENKTS
- a CDS encoding ABC transporter permease, translating into MKYEKLWSFSGNGKLWAFAGKKTLKLISLLIAVCLVSFWLVEQSPIDPVRAYIGEMSITPEHKAQLEEYWGVNMPPQEKFLNWAGNIAQGDFGTSLIYRIPVTSVIGEKFTASLILMMTSWLISGILGFILGIIAGMKRGTWIDKIIKTYCYMLAATPTFWLALVLLMVFSVYLGWFPIGLSVPIGVISGNVTFLDWLHHLILPALTLSLIGVAQIAMFTREKLTEVLSSDYVLFAKARGEKGLNLVLRHGIRNVALPAVTLQFLGFSELFGGAVLVEQVFSYPGIGQAAVAAGLRSDVPLLLGIVLVSAVFVFCGNTIADIIYEFVDPRIKQEADS